The Candidatus Minimicrobia sp. QA0096 DNA segment TCAATATGAATATCCGACGCGCCCAACAGATCCGCTTGGTCAATCAAATAATTAAACACGTCATTTGTGCCGACGGATGCCAAAGTCTGAGTAACCTGCGCCAGAGTATCGCTATCACCTTCCTTGGCAATTTCAATATTGTCGTAAATCACTTTTTTTGGCGGATCAAACCTAAGCATAATTGACCGAAACGCCGAACCAGAAATTAAGAAGAAGAAAATTCGCTTGCCATTTTCAACATACTGATCTCGCATCCGCTTCATCAACGATTCAGAAGTTTGCGACGTAACACCAAATCGATAAGACTGGTCTTCCTCATTAAAGGCTAACGGAACCAACCTGCCTTTATACATCTCTTCTATCGTTAAAACATCCTTAAGCAAAGGTAAAGTTTCTTCAAATTCCCGCCCGTCAAGATATTGAAGTCCTAAAATTGACGCTCGACGACGAGTAGCTTCCTCATCTTGCTCACGGCGTCGCGCCTGAATTTTATCTTCGTCCATATGAAAATTATACCAAAAAGCTTACGGTTTTACGAGTGATATAATAGTGATATGAATCCAGAAATTACCCTGTTAGTCCACAATATTCGCTCGACACATAATGTTGGGGCAATTTTTCGCACAGCCGAAGGATTTGGTATAAAAAAGATTATTCTTAGTGGCTACACGCCGTATCCAGAATTGAGTTTATGTAGCAAGGCGCCTGTTTGCGCGCTTGCCGATGGAGAAATTCGATCTGAAGATCCTCGCCTGCCGCACATTCGCGAAAAAATCACTAGCCAAATTCATAAAACAGCCTTAGGTGCGGAAAGTTTGGTGCCGTTTGAGTTTTATGAAGATATCAATGACTGGATTGAGAAAAATAGACAAACAGAAAACTTGCCAATTGTCGCGCTGGAGCAATCAAAAGACAGTGTGATGCTATCAGAATTTCAGCCGCCTGAAAAATTTGCGCTGCTACTCGGAGAAGAAGTCCACGGAATCACGCCGGAACTTTTGGAAAACTGCGATTTCACTGTAGAAATCCCAATGTTTGGTCAAAAAGAATCATTCAACGTGTCGGTCGCAACAGGAATTGCGCTGTTCGGACTGATTTTCCCGAGAATGAAATAATCTCAACAACGAATAAATAAATCCCTCAAGTCTGATTATTGACTTTATTAAACATATGTGTTATATTTGTATGAGCTTTCTTTGGAATCCCCCAGAGAAAGTAGTCCCCTACATGAAAGGTTCGAGGAAATGTTTGACATTTTCTTCATTCTCACAATTCTAGCAACCATGTATGTTGCATGGTACGCCTACAGGGCCCCTTCGGGGGTTAGTCACATATGGCACACGCTAGCCGCCGCGGCTGGCGGGTGGATGACAGTCTTTTTCATCTACTTCATGGTAGCAGAATCGCCACACCGGCCGATGTACCACACGGTGCTGGTGGCTTTGTTCTACTGCACGACGGCGGCCACTTACACTACCCTGCAAGAGAGAGGTAAGACAGAGGTGAGGAATGAACTGCGGGACAATAAGTCCCGCTGACAGTAGTATAGTTAGCCCGCCAGAGCAACCAGCTCAGGCTGAGGCCTCTGTCAGCGGGCTAACTATCACTTTAGAACTACGCACTCTTCACCCAGAGTGTTTTTTAATTGGCTCAATAGGTTATCATTAGCATCCACCTTAAACGGCAGACGCATGGCTGATTTCTCTTTCTCGCCCAGTACCAAAACCACGTCAGTCGTGCCAGCATTCTCGCCGCAAACAGACTTCATTTTCACTAACCGCGAATGGTCATTTGGGTCTTTAATATACACAAATAACTTTGAAGCGGGAATTTCTGGCGCAACATTAACAGGTGCCGAATGAGTTTTTGACTGCGGTTTGGCGGCGTCATTCTTTACGGCAGACTTCGGAGAAGCTCCATTTTTCTGATTACGATAAGCTTCACGGCGCTCTTTTTTTACAGCAGAGCTAATTTTTGGCGCATCCATTTTACGACCAGTCGACTCATAGCCATTGATATCGTTATCCGTAATCACAATAATATCATCGGCAATTAGTTTACTTTCATTGCCCAAATTTCCGTCACGATCTCGAGCTGAATTTTTACCAGAAACTCGAATCACCGCGTCCTGAACCAACTTAGCGCCAACTTTCTCATACAGATTTGGGAAAACAATTATTTCACCCTCGCCGAATTTATCCTCAATTCCCACGAACGCCATTTTCGAACCGCTTTTTGTGACAATTGTACGAACGGTGCTAATAATTCCCCCGACCGTCATCATTCGACTATCGTACTCAGGAACTAATTGCGTCAATGGTTGAGTTTGCTCGCTCAAATACGTTTCATATCTATCAAGTGGATGCGCCGAGATATACAACCCCAACAATTCTCGCTCC contains these protein-coding regions:
- a CDS encoding TrmH family RNA methyltransferase, with protein sequence MNPEITLLVHNIRSTHNVGAIFRTAEGFGIKKIILSGYTPYPELSLCSKAPVCALADGEIRSEDPRLPHIREKITSQIHKTALGAESLVPFEFYEDINDWIEKNRQTENLPIVALEQSKDSVMLSEFQPPEKFALLLGEEVHGITPELLENCDFTVEIPMFGQKESFNVSVATGIALFGLIFPRMK